One segment of Methylocella silvestris BL2 DNA contains the following:
- a CDS encoding helix-turn-helix domain-containing protein codes for MNSAPDEMKVKRRSAADARAPSPPTDFGLSISERLRLLMQRKGRSIEALAAASGLARNKLDAVAAGEAAPTINLVWKIANALGVPFGSLVAARKRGGNIVLRKATEKVYFSNDGRLTSRPLLPHDCKRLVEFYEMTIAPDYVARSEAHGAGTLESLVVVRGEVAIVVGKEASQRLKEGDAMTFEADVPHSYHNLGSTEALLYLVMSYVNLASF; via the coding sequence ATGAATAGCGCGCCAGATGAAATGAAGGTCAAACGCCGCTCCGCCGCCGACGCCCGCGCTCCGTCTCCCCCGACGGATTTCGGATTGAGCATCAGCGAGCGCCTGCGCCTTCTCATGCAGCGCAAGGGCCGCTCCATCGAAGCGCTCGCCGCCGCCTCTGGCCTTGCCAGAAACAAGCTCGACGCGGTCGCTGCGGGGGAGGCCGCTCCCACCATCAACCTTGTGTGGAAGATCGCGAATGCGCTCGGCGTCCCGTTCGGCAGCCTGGTCGCCGCGCGCAAGCGGGGCGGAAACATCGTGCTGCGCAAAGCGACGGAGAAGGTCTATTTCTCGAACGATGGGCGTCTCACCTCGCGCCCGCTGCTTCCGCATGACTGCAAGCGGCTCGTCGAATTCTACGAGATGACGATCGCGCCCGATTATGTGGCGCGGTCGGAGGCCCATGGCGCGGGGACGCTCGAAAGCCTCGTCGTCGTTCGCGGAGAGGTGGCGATCGTTGTCGGAAAAGAGGCCTCCCAACGCCTTAAAGAAGGGGACGCCATGACCTTTGAGGCCGATGTTCCCCACAGTTATCACAACCTCGGATCGACCGAGGCGCTTCTTTATCTCGTCATGTCCTACGTTAATTTGGCGAGTTTCTAG